The Gouania willdenowi unplaced genomic scaffold, fGouWil2.1 scaffold_54_arrow_ctg1, whole genome shotgun sequence region TCGTGGGTGGAGATCTGTCAGTTGCTCACAGACCTGTTTACAGAGGGTCACATGCATTGTTTCTAATACTGATAAATGTTTCTTTCTCTGTTTGATTCAGtttgtttcagattaaaaactGGTGCTGATGACAGATTGAAGGTCAAGCTACCTGCTTGATGATTTTCAGATCATGGCTGCTTCTTGGTAGAAGTGTTGATGTTTTGACACAGTGGGACAAAGTTCTGACATGACGTAGGATAAATGAAGAACCATCAGTCTGGATTATTTACTTGGTTTGAATTTAGGAAGAAGTTATTGATATTAAACTACATTTGTATACAATCTGTCTGTGACAGCATCTGATTAGAAAACAAGATAAACCTCAGACTCAAAGATAcatgtaatatttaatgttcACATATACACTATACCTGTAACCTTTCAGTACCTGACCTTTGAGGTTTGACTCTGGGGGCTGCTCACAGGTAGAGAGAGGATTCATTACATCAGATATCATAGTGATAGAGaactacactgtgtgtgtgttattctctGAGGCCACACCTTGTATCAttacctgctgactcagcctCAGTCCCACAGGGATTGGtccaatcaaaggtgtgaagaaaaacaaagtaaacacatgaAGGTAAACCCAACCCTCCATTTAACCAACATGTTTCACTGAGCAACAACATTCTTTAGTCATGTAACCATGTTGCTCTCCTGATAATAAAGAATCTTTTCAAATTATGATGcaagaggaatttgaaaaagtaggaatTTGCTGACTCTGAACAATCTGAATCTGACCGCAGAAGCTGCATTTAACACATTCCttgagtcagccagtttgtaggTTAATAAAAAACCCATTCTTTGCATTTCAGTcctgttttaaaggcctgtagAGGCCATGGTGTAAGGAGAAGAAGTGGGAAAACCATGCTGGACCCCATCTTTGACAAAATTGGTCAGAAGCTCCTggactttaaaggggacatatcatgctaaatccacttttttagcccttaaatgcattttgttgtatatttagagtgcttagaagtacagaaaaaatcaaattagtctcttcaggtgctccgtagatatctttatattctgttttgctcatatttttcaatctgtttcgatttttctattcaatagttttttgaactattacatcacagtatttgcagcagtactgccaaattagtacatcaactccaggtccaacacttcgagcaatccgccatttttatttctcgcttttattttgtagtccaagctcaaggatgcagaagttacgagaggataaatcaaaatgttgggttgttggatgtagtaacccacacacttcattacaccgtctcccagcatcagaaccttttcaaagtgcctggttgagttttatttttcacagaaatgtacccacatctgtgggtaaggtcatttttgtgtgcgcgaaggacttcaaggatgactgcttcatcaacctccaccagtataaagaaggatttacagaaagactttgtctgattaagggttcaattccttctatctttggagacgatgaacagagcacttcggtaagctgtaaataacgctaaaaagtgtgatgataagatgtccctgtcattgttttgttagcattagcagttacaccgtcttcatatgttagcgctgtgtgctcgttttagatccttgataatatggcctacgtgatttaatttaagtctaaagttttcattagtcatttcattttgccgtttttgtctttgaaaagactgtattaaaaagCATTTCGTGACATTAGcctggcgctagcgttagctcggtgcttgtgttagctcacttgttagggttctgcaggttcatcatcttcattttcatctcgctccgctgggtcagactctggctcgaacatgtaaggctggatggactagtcttctgttgttgacattttgtaaataacctcggaataaaaagtttctgtgccactacatagccgtatctcttctatcaaactacaaaaatggccgagcagggtggagttgaaccgactgtcacctgaagagggggcggggtatggagtgtctcatttgcatttaaagagaccgcaccaaaacgagttgctctcagaagcacatcagaaaaggggtagaaaaggggtggagctataataatgaggaattcagacccaagcattgcagttccgctttatatagaccacaactgtatgatttatatgtaaaaaggaaggatttagaaccatgatatgtcccctttaatatcTGTCAAACTTGGGAATTTCAGAGAAGAAGCCTTCATCATGCATAAtaattgaaacatttaaaaaaaaaaagatgaagtgatgatgttttaaaataaactgaagAAGCCTCTCGGATGAGAGGTGAAATGTCCCCAAAATAAACTTCAAGTACAGTCGTCATAACGGAGATACCAAATCAAGAGGAAGACCACAACCATCATACCACGTAAACTCAAATGTGCAATACCTACagtagtgttgtactcaagaccacactatccaagaccaagacttgacCAATGGTACAATCTTCAAAAGAATTGTGCTGCCTTTGCAAcatgaaaccacagaaaaaatgACTGTGCAATTCACAGAACATACGTAAACCatgatataaacataaaaactgCGCCGCCACCACCAGTTGCTCCAGTCTTATTTGAATTTATGTAAATGAGAGAATACTCATAACTCCTGTGCAAATGTTCCACCCTCGTATGGAGAAAGGCCTCAGAGCAAATAGCACCTCATTCACAAACACCATCGCTAGAACTATTAACCTGAAGTTTTCAGCCAAATGAGTGACCTCTGTTTCATTGCATGTACACATTCTGGCTGCTCAGTCAAATGGCCATCAGTAATTGTGACTAAGCACATTTTGAAGATCTTTAACATGCAGTGCTTTCTTCAAGAAATTGCAGCAGTAAATTGGGAcagaatcaatcctttttcctCCTTAGATGGTGTCTGGTCATATTTCAAGAACACTTTTAGCCTAATCATCAACAAACGTGCCCCCGCTGAAAAACATTCGGACCAAATGTCCCTGGTTCTCCCATGACCTTGCAGAACTTATCTAACAAGAATTCCCTTTGGAGGAAAGCCTGTTCCtctcagtcccatgttgactggcTTGCCTTCAGGCACTGCAGAAATACAAGTACACAGTCAATCAGGAAGGCCACAATCTCccacttaaaggtcccatatcatgctatttttcacccactccatttgttctaagaaccccaaaaacatagcatttgaggtttattttcccaaactcgcctgttttagcctctgaaaagtcactttctacacaaacaggctgatttgcggcctacttatagtcatgagtgggcgtgtctatagacaggaaactgacttcctcctccccacagggtgacgtagggccagaggagagtccgccctcctccctcccactccgtagccgagctcatgctttataaacacgaggcagagtgtgggggcggggcgttcactggtacacacatagactgtagaaaatacatacatagcactgtgcgaaggacgctgacatgctcaccttcgtgttcatgtctgtttacatgtcaatcacggcagagagcttcctggaggcgcggcttctccagctcaaattcttcatcaaagtgggaactcCTCATTGTTGTGTAGGTGTTGGGCTCACcttgcagtaagaaaggagcaaatcaccctctaactaacaattgagggaatcaatgaaaaaaacactttaagcatgtgtatgaagccctcatagaactttatgatgtttaaagcacagaaaagtctatttagcttaacatgggccctttaaaggtGATGTAGATTCGATGCTAGGAAGTTCTGGGAAACAGTGCACTTCATATCATTCAGTCCGTGCACAGCCCCAAGGCAGCGGAGCCACAGGCCAAAGCCCCGCAGGGCACCACCCAAGGAAGGGCTGCCTCACGCCGCACCTGCAAGCATGCAAGGGCACGGCCCGCCCAGAAAAACTCCTGCCAAGACCGGCCGAGCGAGCAAGCTGAGCCTGCCAGACCCCGAGGGCAAGGCCCCCCAAAGCCTTCCCCCAGCCTCAGGCGGCACAAGGACAGCAGCCCAGCCTCCACCGCCTGCCGAACAACACAAGCCACGGGGCGACGCTCCCCACCGTTGCTTGACCGACAGCTGCTTCCCCAAGAAGGCATACCAACGGCACATACCTGGTGTTGTGCAGCAGTCCCCAGCCAAGGGTGACAGGAGCCACTCATCGGCCAGCAGTgagacagacccaccaggcaaTTGACAGCGCCCCCCACCCACCGGAACAGCGAGCGCCACTTctcagcaaacagcatcatcccgaagaGCCACCCAGGGCCCATATACCACGGAGACTGTCTACAAGACCACCAGGCGACAAGCCAGGCACCCAGCCACATACGAAGAGGAGAGGCACCCCCACACCCCGCAATACCGACCGAGCAATGACCCCCAAAACCCCCCAAAGGACCATCGCCATGCCACGCTCGACCGCACCACCCCGTGGCTGGACCACCGTGTAGCACACGGTGgtccagccatcaacagaggggccgggctCCCTCCTGACAGGCCTAAATGTGTGAACCCACCCACCACTCTGTTATGATACGTCTCCATTCCCTAATGGAGAGGTACTGCCCTAACCCTTGAGTGAATTGGGGACCTAATATTGAGATTCAAATTAGATTTGAATGGAATTTATCAGTTGAGTGTATCCTTACACCCCTTGTAACCAGTGCTCAaaccacacgcatgtcgggaagtggcgcacgttgaggtgtgttgcatgtcggggtgtggcagaaattttaAGGTGTTGAGatgtagctgaccattttcaaggattatatcacaaactttcctgcattgttctgtgcaaatattaTGCCTATGATtgccaataggtggcgctatgactatgaatgaaggttgggttaaaccataactcatttttttgggcatataaatgaaagctgctatCATAAATTAGCATGTCAATAGTCATGGTAACACTTTTGCAGAAGTTCCTCAGTGATGATGTCTTaagcaaatacaatttttgcCTTTGCTAATATTCGTTCAAATTTTCATTAGattttgaacgtgtttaggccCTTAAAAATGTGATAACTTTTTTGTAAGAAGaagaatattaataattattaaaacgaggtgcattacaatagggtcctacgcattgttgtgctcgggccctaattatCGATTAcagtaaaaaggtttaaaattaaTGTGAAAATGAATATAATCCGAATAAATGGAGAATGAATCACAGGTGTCCGTCTTCACTGATTTTTCTATTACGTTTACAGCACTCCTATGAAAGgattatctacagtatatatgaaaATACGAAATAGTGTTTCTAATAAATGCTGTGTATGGAGTTTACTAAGCTGATAAGATTCagtacaaaaggaaaaaggtcaGAATTGTTTAGTGTTGCATAATGTAGGAGTAGAATAATAATCTGTCAATCAGACGGTGTCTGAGGGAGGTCCAGTCCTCAGGTCCAGCCTCCACATccctgtgttggagcaggaataATATATCAGTTGTTCATCAGAGAGGCTGAGGCAGAACGATGCAGAGctcatcatcttcttctcctcacTATGAGCACACCTGATGAAGCTGAGCTCTGCTATCCACACCTGGGAAACTCTTCATGCAGGAGGATCGTGCGTTCTCACTCAGTGTCTGTGCTCCTTCACAtcatcctgtcctccatctctgtGCTCACTGTGACTCTCAACCTGCTGGTCATCATCTCCATCTCACACTTCAGGTATTGAcatgttctgttgttttatgaCTTGTTATGTTGTTAGACTCCTGCTGTTTTCTGCTTTGATGATAATTGTTGTATCATATAATGATATCAGTGTGTTTCTCTCTAACTCCTCCAGGAAGCTGCACACTCCcaccaacttcctcctcctctctctggctGTGTCAGATTTCTCTGTTGGGTTTGTCTGGGTTTTTCTGATCCTCCTTATTGATGGCTGCTGGTTTTTAGGTGCAGGCTGGTGTGTTTTTAATACAGTGTTTTGTTATGTTGCCACTTCTGCTTCAGTAGGAACTGTTGTGTTGATATCAGTTGATCGTTATGTGGCTGTTTGTGATCCAATGCACTATCAAACTAAAGTCACTAAAAACAGAGCTAAGATATGCATTGTCCTATGTTGGGCCGGTTCTACTCTCTTTCACTGTCTGAGGAAAATTTATAACATAGAAAATTCTGGTGAGTTTGATTCCTGCACTGGAGAATGTGTGATTTATGTCCATCCTGTTAGTAGAATTATGAATATTGTTCTCAGTTTCATCATTCCAATCAGCATCATAGTGGtcctgtatgtgagagtgtttatggtggctgtgtctcaggcccaggccatgcgctctcatgttacagtggtgacacttcagagttcactgaatgttaacaggtcagagctgaaagctgctagagctctgggtgtagtggttgttgtgtttctaatgtgtttaaCTCCATTTTACCTTGTTTTACTTACAACAGGGTTGGGAGTGAAAAGTGCAtcatcttacatttttgttgtaggtcTGGTTTTCTTCAACTCTctgcttaaccctgtgatctatgtgtttctgtatccctggttcaggaaatgtgtgaaatgtgttttttctcttcagatcctgaagtctggctccagtgaggccaacatactgtaaatcttataacaatttacttattttgtttatgtttggagATTTGTCATGACTGTGAAAGCATGGTGGAGTGAACTATAtcgaaaaaaataacttttaagtgatcaatctgttgttgtttcacagacctgacatgttttgatatttttatgtaaaactgATCTGAAGAACAATCAGAAGTTGCTGATGTGGAGATAAATGTGCACCAATCACATGCACAGCAGGTTGATTTCTGTAGAGTTCAACAAATGATAGAAATGTTacttttatagatttttaaaataaaaactctaACTGTGAAATAAAAGTGACGTGTCATCATTTGTGGGAAAACACCACATCACacagctgtttattaatgtaTTGACTTTCAGAATAacagaataacacaaaatgattaaacatttcacaacagttttatttatctcagtataaaccaccagtaaaaacattagtttttttgaTGGAGGGGGCtttaaactcaataaagtctgtacAGTACAGACTAcaagatataaaataattaatcccACAATGAGGAAAATTTATAAtcattgacaatgaaaaaaaaagtgataccTGTGTGCAGTTGGAAATATGATGTTGtgcaaaataaagtaaaaaggtGAGAAAGTGTAACTGACAATAAGAAGAGATaagaagaaaggaaaacaatggtttgaaataaaaaataataattcataattaaatacGTATGAACTTAACTCTGTTAGCCTTATTCAGTGTGTGAGTAGAAAgcacactggtgtgtgtgtatgtagtgCAGGGCTATTCAACTACATCTTGCTGTGGGCCATAATGTTGGAAGGCTATGGTTTGTGGGCCAGACATTTCTGGAACAGTtgctcttttttcattttatttttttgccttgtCTACACATGCTGTTGAAGATCAACACCacctgtagtgcaatctttttaccacaacaatgcatgttttgatattacaactaaataaactagtgcagtgcccgtaagAAGCATGTATTGCTACAGAAAAATGGGAagttaagtagctttttaatAGTTGGCCAAATGAAGGTGacacgtcagggacatttaggttttcAGAATCATAATCAGAATTCatttattaatcccaggaggaaattgcttttgttacagccacagaacacatcacaaataaaataataaaaacaacttaaatacaaaagaaagaatgaacAATAAATAAGAGTATAATTatgtaaaagactgttaaaaatagggatcagaaacacacacattacagttgtCGAaaaaaagtaggatagataataataataataataataataataataataataataataataataataaacaaatatataccaatatgattcagatatttacaaaaataatacagatatacaaatgtgatttagatatttacaacaatcaagctgtgaagtTCCACAGataaattatacagtttgatctccacaggcaggaatgattttctgtggcgttctgtggagcaccgtggttggatcagcctggtgctgaaggtgcttctgtaattgaccagcacatcatggagtagGTGGGACACACTGACCAAGATGGatttcaccttggacaggctcctcctctctgtcaccactgtcagagagtccagtttaatccccacaacgtcactggccctgtggatgagtctgttgagtcttgtgaaatgtgtagtgataactattgtgttttcatatattttggattttagcaaggacactgtagggagttgaacccttGTTTGTTGTCCTTGTGGATCCAGATCTCCTCAGGCcggaaaaaacagaaataatgaaatgaaataatttattaacattatcattgcagtccaaacaaatccaacgtcgCACACCCTtgaccaagcagcagccatgttgaaactctcagctcAGTCtgatcttttcttttcttgactgcaaaagaaaaaagaagaaaaaaaaactacaggatTCATTTTAATATTGGCAAATGAAAATTATAGTTCATTTAGAATTGATGAATTTGTCTGCTGTCATTAATGTATAACTTAACCACTATCATCAGTAACTATCTAAACCATTATAGAAGCTGATCTgtagagatatttgaggaacactcacacacacactcttcttcTTGTGTAGTTTTAAGGTGGTTGGCAACCAAGCAAATCCGACATTGCACATTCAACCAAGCAGCAGctatgttgaaagtctcagctctgtctttCCCTGTACTGCAGatatatttgagccacagacactcagacagaGATTTCTTTTTTATAGATAAATGATTGATATTTCAttgtataattgtgaccatcaccagcactccctaaggaagggtaagaaacactttatgaaagggagaatataaaaagtgagggcagtgttacaccttggtgagggggaagggaacagggaagagggagtcagggtaggaaatggaagaggtggggaagagtcgactgttttaaagtgagagtgagatgtcatgttatagttgtgcgtattgtgtaatcagttcagccagtctggtgacaaatgTGGAGAAATGTAAGGTGGTGACACATCACTcagcttaagtataatgatggtggctgtgaacaaaaggaaggagtgagtggttatccCTAAAAttggtatttgggattaacgtgtctaaagttaagcccagtatgagttttatcccacatctcaaggcatgccagtgcatcgtagaccagtatatgtgcaaaaaccgctaccgcaaatccaggaactgccccgggcctgcAGAtacagccaggccagcagaaagagcggggacaagggagccccaggccacccccccacgacCAATGAGCCCACCAGACGctcccaagatcccaggccaagaggcagccaccgccccccacacacacatccgaggaagccccaagtagccgagcacccagcgcatctcGTCACCAACCCCAatccccaaccccaaggccccccgccagcatcccacccccccacccacccacacccaagcaccaaTGTGTCTAAGGTTAATCCCAGTACGAGTTTATTCCACTGCctaaggccagtgcatccatgaccaatgtttgaGCAATAACCGCCTCTGCGAACCCTGGCTCAAAAGTGCAGCCAGGCCGCGCACTGCAAAGATCATCCCCAAGACCACCAGAAGACAAGTCCAGCACCCAGCCACATTAGAAGAGGAGAGGCACCCTtggcccggagagaccccgcaaagcgAGTACCCAGCAACGCCCCCCAAAGACCCACCACCCAATGACGCCCGACGGCACCATCTTGATGTATTTGTGCTCTACCCcatggcccagccatcaacagaggggccgggcccccacccaACAGGCCTAAATGTGTGAAcccacccaccaccctgttatggtacCTCTCTGTTCACCAATGGAGAGGTACTTTCCTAACCCCTGAGTGAATAGGAGACCTAATATTGGGATTCAAATCGGATTTGCACCAAATTCTGATATATCGGTTGAGTGTATTCTTTCACCCCTAGTAACCAGtacttaaaataaacataattaaagctgcaagcggCATCGTAGGGTCCGAAGAAGTGGCTTGGGTTGGTAACCCAAGGTCCCGTATTCCAATGTTTGGGATTAGGGTTTGGTCTGAGCGAATTGCGAAcaaattggttgaaaaacagCTGATGTATTGCATTTCAAATGCTTTAGCATTACAATTAGCCTTgcattaacaataacctagAAATGGCATTACCatagcattagaattagcctagcattgggctaacattagcattagcctagcattaacctagcaataacattaaccaagcaatagcattagcctaccattagcataaacctagcaatagcattacccTACCATTAGCATTGGGTTAAtagtagcattagcctagcatctaactaaaaagcaaggatggtctgtgtgcgtgcgtgcggagcaaatatctccccgacgcggtgcaagttcgacctgaaactcggtcgacgggttccaaataccccgtgtgtgtatctgttattttggagtaatttggtaatttcaaaatgtttattttaattttatttcacttctggacggccccgaaatgaaacctattcaacttttgacctcagggtgtgagggggcgctagcacacaatctatatctatttcactgcagagctcctcacccgagcaagagtcacgtgtgtggccactcctcctccacttcctcctgtgccatgctatagttagcttctcaaacacgggaactctctgaatagatcatttgaaaccatcagccactggtgagtcttctgcagacacgtttcccattgtttaaaccatataactgttgctcaataacgcgctgtttcactagagtcagtTTTgacctcaacccgttcaatactccatctggaaaactgcggattctgtGTAGTGCCGTACATGggagctaagctctgaccactcggttcaaagggaaacaatgatttttgttttttcaaaaaggcagccgaattgtacataatactttaatttacttactcactcatgtagtttggagctttacgttctgttctgcgcagttttgttgtttttctgattggcgctacattgtctatggagtttggttatcagcgtctcaaacatttcacggagcacaaacacacagtatttgtttatttataataaaaatatactaaataagtaaagtaaaaccccaaaaaaatgcacaaaaaagacaactgaaagaataaaaactacacatgactccaaaaaatatacattacagaaaaatacaatgcgGGTGCACGAAGGAGAtggatgtacacacacacacacacacacacacacacacacacacacacacacacacacacacacacacacaggcttggggagtaatggattactagtaacagcgttatgtaatctggatacaaagataatgtaactataatctgttacagtacatttaaaaacatgtaatcagattaccagtatttttattaaaaatggggattacttagtgggattacttcttcaaagcaaacagaatatacaccgtgcaacagatacacagagtgaacacacacattgtgacacttcgtagcacttcaccataaacgtgaaaccaatactgcctgcctagctgtttaccatcatgactcaggagttttcactgcatgaaaattcctgagtcactgtttgctgtgaccacaccaaataaaacatggaaaggtaaattacaaagatgaatccaaagttaacttctgacacaaactctctacaccatagactgtaaacacacatctccactacgcatcctcaagttgccttcactgactgccaacgctgtaggaattaggaacatctacaacggacacatccaacaaacagcagagctgttacaatataaagctattatgctaacagctaacttatgtgatattgtgcagtaacataacagctgtatatgtgtttgttgtgtctattactgcatgatgcagaataactgcatttgtttgtctaggaaataattttcaacaaattgaattaaagtcacttcctgtacattacatgaaagacatgctgacacagcaaacataactaataattaactatggagcatgttattacgtaaaacatctactttatggcacttttttcctgtaattttttaattaatttaaaac contains the following coding sequences:
- the LOC114460594 gene encoding trace amine-associated receptor 3-like encodes the protein MSTPDEAELCYPHLGNSSCRRIVRSHSVSVLLHIILSSISVLTVTLNLLVIISISHFRKLHTPTNFLLLSLAVSDFSVGFVWVFLILLIDGCWFLGAGCAARPRTAKIIPKTTRRQVQHPATLEEERHPWPGETPQSEYPATPPKDPPPNDARRHHLDVFVLYPMAQPSTEGPGPHPTGLNV